One stretch of Ptiloglossa arizonensis isolate GNS036 chromosome 7, iyPtiAriz1_principal, whole genome shotgun sequence DNA includes these proteins:
- the Glyp gene encoding glycogen phosphorylase yields MSASEVDHEKRKQISVRGIVDVENVGNFKKTFNRHLHYTLVKDRNVATSRDYFFALAHSVKDNLVSRWIRTQQYYYEKDPKRVYYLSLEYYMGRTLQNTMINLGIQGACDEAMYQMGLDIEELEELEEDAGLGNGGLGRLAACFLDSMATLGLAAYGYGIRYEYGIFAQKIKNGEQVEEPDDWLRYGNPWEKARPEFMLPVNFYGQVIDTPEGKKWVNTQVVFAMPYDNPIPGYKNNVVNTLRLWSAKSPVEFNLQFFNNGDYIQAVIDRNLAENISRVLYPNDNFFEGKELRLKQEYFMVAATLQDIIRRYKSSKFGSREHHRTDFDMFPDKVAIQLNDTHPSLAIPELMRILIDVEGLPWEKAWDITIRTCAYTNHTVLPEALERWPTSMLESILPRHLQIIYHINFLHLQAVTAKYPNDLDRLRRMSLIEEEGEKRVNMAHLSIVGSHAINGVAALHSEILKKSVFKDFYEMNPEKFQNKTNGITPRRWLLLCNPNLSDIIEEKIGDEWTVHLEQLTQLKQWAKDPVFQRSIMKVKQENKLKVAQLLEKDYGVKVNPASIYDIQVKRIHEYKRQLLNCLHVITLYNRIKKNPAAPFAPRTVMIGGKAAPGYHLAKKIIKLICSVGNVINNDPIIGDKLKFIFLENYRVTLAEKIIPAADLSEQISTAGTEASGTGNMKFMLNGALTIGTLDGANVEMAEEMGEENIFIFGMTVEQVEELQKKGYNAHDYYNRLPELKQCIDQIQGGFFSPNNPDEFKDITNVLLNWDRFYLFADYESYIKMQDHVGKVYQDETKWVEMAIHNIASSGKFSSDRTIAEYAREIWGVEPSWQRLPAPHEPRDI; encoded by the exons AGGGTATACTACCTTTCCTTGGAATATTATATGGGGAGAACCCTTCAAAATACTATGATCAACTTAGGTATTCAAGGTGCCTGTGATGAGGCAATGTATCAG ATGGGCTTAGACATTGAAGAACTTGAAGAACTTGAAGAAGATGCTGGCCTAGGAAATGGAGGTTTGGGGAGACTTGCAGCTTGTTTCCTGGACAGCATGGCTACTCTTGGCTTAGCAGCCTATGGATATGGTATTCGATACGAGTATGGAATATTTGCACAAAAGATTAAGAATGGAGAACAAGTAGAGGAACCAGATGATTGGCTACGATATGGAAACCCATGGGAAAAAGCTAGACCTGAATTCATGCTTCCTGTGAACTTTTATGGACAAGTTATTGATACACCTGAAGGAAAGAAATGGGTGAACACACAG GTTGTGTTTGCAATGCCCTATGACAACCCAATTCCTggatataaaaataatgttgTAAATACTCTGAGATTGTGGTCTGCTAAATCACCAGTAGAATTCAATCTCCAATTTT tCAATAATGGTGACTATATCCAAGCTGTAATTGATCGCAACTTGGCAGAAAACATTTCTAGGGTGCTATATCCTAACGACAACTTCTTTGAGGGAAAAGAGTTGCGATTAAAACAGGAATACTTTATGGTTGCTGCAACTCTTCAAGACATAATACGCAG GTATAAATCCAGCAAGTTTGGCTCAAGGGAACACCATAGAACAGACTTTGATATGTTCCCTGACAAGGTTGCCATTCAATTAAACGATACTCATCCTTCTTTGGCCATTCCTGAACTAATGAGAATTCTTATTGATGTTGAAGGACTTCCTTGGGAAAAG GCTTGGGACATCACAATCAGAACCTGTGCTTATACCAATCACACAGTGCTTCCAGAGGCTCTTGAACGATGGCCAACAAGTATGCTGGAAAGCATTCTTCCACGACACTTGCAAATCATCTATCACATAAACTTTCTTCACCTACAAGCAGTCACTGCCAAGTATCCTAACGACCTAGATCGTCTTCGTCGCATGTCTTTAATCGAAGAAGAAGGCGAGAAGAGAGTTAATATGGCGCATCTTTCCATTGTTGGTAGTCACGCTATCAATGGTGTTGCAGCATTACAttcagaaattttgaaaaaaagcgT TTTTAAAGATTTCTATGAAATGAATCCtgagaaatttcaaaataaGACCAATGGTATCACGCCAAGAAGATGGCTTCTTCTCTGTAATCCAAATCTCTCAGATATCATTGAAGAA AAAATTGGCGACGAATGGACGGTACATCTTGAGCAACTAACACAATTAAAACAATGGGCCAAAGATCCAGTCTTCCAACGCAGTATAATGAAAGTgaaacaagaaaacaaattgaaagTAGCACAATTACTTGAAAAAGATTATGGTGTTAAAGTGAATCCTGCCTCCATCTATGACATTCAG gtGAAACGAATACACGAGTATAAGAGACAACTATTGAACTGTCTACACGTAATTACCCTCTACAatagaataaagaaaaatccAGCTGCACCGTTTGCTCCGCGAACAGTAATGATTGGAGGAAAAGCAGCACCAGGCTATCATTTGgcaaagaaaattataaaattgatttgCAGCGTGGGGAACGTTATAAATAATGATCCGATTATTGGcgacaaattgaaatttattttcttagaaAATTATAGGGTCACCTTAGCTGAAAAGATTATTCCAGCCGCAGACTTGAGTGAGCAGATTTCAACTGCTGGTACTGAAGCTTCTGGTACAGGAAATATGAAGTTTATG TTAAACGGAGCTTTAACGATTGGTACACTGGACGGTGCCAATGTGGAAATGGCTGAAGAAATGggtgaagaaaatatatttattttcggtATGACTGTTGAACAAGTGGAGGAATTACAGAAGAAAGGATACAATGCTCATGATTATTACAACAGGCTCCCAGAATTGAAACAATGCATTGATCAGATTCAGGGTGGCTTTTTTAGTCCTAATAATCCAGATGAGTTCAAAGACATTACTAATGTTCTACTTAACTGGGatagattttatttatttgctgATTATGAGAGCTATATTAAAATGCAGGATCATGTTGGTAAAGTTTATCAG GATGAAACCAAGTGGGTAGAAATGGCAATTCATAATATAGCTTCATCTGGAAAATTCTCATCAGACCGCACAATCGCGGAATACGCTCGTGAGATTTGGGGTGTCGAGCCATCTTGGCAACGATTACCTGCACCCCACGAACCAAGAGACATTTAA
- the LOC143149591 gene encoding uncharacterized protein LOC143149591 isoform X1, whose amino-acid sequence MDSKRHERSSKSNTDSPPAPPSPPMYSASYTTYDGYKNRMSSRRSPSPSDYRSSRTSRNDSPQDRRRRRRSGSKSPPSRSHRRSRSPDRDKDRDRDRDRDRSRKYSRRDRSRSRSRGRSRSRDRRRSRSRNRSRDRHRGRESRRYHRAPSYESDNAEDNTETSVPQPVVPPQSNAFKNDGSFMEMFKKMQEQMQPTQKPTTSVLEEKSVVPPPLMVGKRRGGRILKTGMVAKPKTEQTVEQPKDAWSLYMAEVKKYREVCCQEEDNTRPLVK is encoded by the coding sequence ATGGATTCAAAGCGGCACGAACGCAGCTCCAAGTCCAATACAGATTCACCGCCTGCTCCGCCTTCGCCTCCTATGTATAGTGCATCTTATACAACGTATGATGGGTACAAAAACAGAATGTCGTCGCGCCGTTCACCCTCACCCTCGGATTATAGAAGCAGTAGAACTTCTCGAAATGATTCACCACAGGATAGACGTAGAAGAAGACGCAGTGGTTCAAAATCTCCCCCAAGTCGATCACATAGACGATCTCGGTCACCTGACAGAGACAAGGATCGAGATAGGGATAGGGATAGAGATAGATCGCGAAAGTACTCTAGGAGAGATAGATCAAGATCCAGATCAAGAGGAAGATCGCGTTCCAGAGACAGGAGACGTAGCCGTAGTCGTAATAGAAGTAGAGATAGGCATAGAGGCAGAGAAAGCCGTAGATACCATAGAGCACCATCATACGAATCGGATAATGCAGAAGATAATACAGAAACAAGTGTACCACAACCAGTCGTTCCTCCACAATCTAATGCTTTTAAGAACGATGGTAGCTTTATGGAAATGTTCAAAAAGATGCAAGAACAAATGCAACCCACACAAAAACCGACGACTTCTGTTTTGGAGGAGAAAAGTGTAGTTCCCCCACCTTTAATGGTGGGAAAGAGGCGAGGAGGGAGAATTTTAAAAACTGGAATGGTTGCTAAACCAAAGACTGAACAAACTGTTGAACAGCCCAAGGATGCTTGGTCGCTTTATATGGCTGAAGTGAAAAAATATAGGGAAGTTTGTTGTCAAGAAGAGGATAACACCAGACCATTGGTTAAATAG
- the LOC143149591 gene encoding uncharacterized protein LOC143149591 isoform X2 — translation MVKYMKIGSPDPTPITAGELKPMTAPYDPRFPNQNQTRYCFTSFVDFQRCKKRHGEEYEACQYFKKCFNSMCPLFWVEKWNEQLENGTFPVYI, via the exons ATGGTTAAATACATGAAAATTGGATCTCCTGACCCAACACCTATTACTGCAGGCGAATTGAAGCCAATGACAGCACCATACGACCCAAGATTCCCAAATCAAAACCAAACGAg ATACTGTTTCACTAGCTTCGTGGACTTTCAACGGTGTAAAAAGCGTCATGGCGAGGAATATGAAGCTTGtcagtattttaaaaaatgttttaattcGATGTGCCCTTTATTTTGGGTAGAGAAGTGGAACGAACAGCTCGAAAACGGAACATTTccagtatatatataa
- the LOC143149589 gene encoding putative ATP-dependent RNA helicase DDX43, with product MSMRTYVTERMYNNQRSYGNSSTNYEQGSRPNDRGGYQRSTYSRSEQNLSFNSSHDSFDNKSHKFIIHIDSNKVGKLIGRSGSNIRELQEKTNTRIHVDRSIGNYTTAVTIIGSKEAQEQAKQLIDKLFHLYLPSKTEEEQKKQNDEPEIDFSTFNWAEASNHCDEFREKKWSKYAPIIKNFYKEHPSVTNMTKEEAAHIRKINNNIEVRYMFDKQEHHPEEFDIPNPIVTFEQAFENYPDVLEEIRKQGFAKPSPIQCQAWPILLNGKDLIGIAQTGTGKTLAFLLPALIHIEGQETPRSERNGPNVLILAPTRELALQIEKEVNKYSYHGIKAVCVYGGGSRKDQVNIVLKGVEIVIATPGRLNNLVEANILNVAAVTYLVLDEADRMLDMGFEPQIRKVLLDIRPDRQTVMTSATWPQGVRRLAQSYMKNPIQIFVGSLDLATVHTVAQKIYLVDENEKTTMMYQFFREMTPTDKVIVFFGRKCKVDDIASDLALLGMSCQSIHGGREQSDREQALEDLKTGEVQILLATDVASRGIDIEDVTHVLNYDFPRDIEEYVHRVGRTGRAGRTGESIAFMTRKNWSLAKELINLLEEAKQEVPSELYQMADRYEAWKEKRANEKQVDRFDRGDYSHRRGNRRW from the exons ATGTCAATGCGTACATATGTTACTGAAAG GATGTATAATAATCAAAGAAGTTATGGAAATTCATCCACAAATTATGAACAAGGTTCAAGACCCAATGACAGAGGAGGATATCAAAGAAGTACTTACTCTAGAAGTGAACAAAATCTGTCTTTTAACTCTAGTCATGATAGTTTTGATAATAAATCTCATAAATTTATCATACATATTGACAGTAACAAAGTAGGAAAACTAATTGGTAGAAGTGGATCTAATATTAGAGAGCTACAAGAGAAAACAAATACAAGGATTCAT GTTGATAGATCAATTGGAAATTATACTACTGCTGTAACTATAATTGGATCCAAAGAAGCACAGGAACAAGCTAAACAATTGATAgataaattgtttcatttatatttacCATCGAAAACAGAAGAAGAGCAAAAGAAACAGAATGATGAGCCAGAAATTGATTTTTCCACGTTTAATTGGGCAGAAGCTAGTAATCATTGT gaTGAATTTCGAGAAAAGAAGTGGTCAAAATATGCTCCTATTATTAAAAACTTCTATAAAGAGCACCCATCTGTTACTAATATGACAAAAGAAGAAGCAGCTCATATTAGGAAGATAAATAACAATATAGAAGTTAGGTATATGTTTGACAAACAGGAACATCATCCAGAAGAGTTCGATATACCTAATCCTATTGTAACATTTGAACAAGCTTTCGAA AATTACCCTGATGTACTTGAAGAAATAAGAAAGCAGGGATTTGCCAAACCCAGTCCAATACAGTGCCAAGCATGGCCAATTCTTCTTAATGGTAAAGATCTTATTGGAATTGCTCAAACAGGCACAG GAAAAACTTTGGCATTCTTGCTACCTGCTTTGATTCACATTGAGGGTCAAGAAACACCACGGTCAGAACGGAATGGTCCTAATGTACTCATTCTGGCTCCAACAAGAGAGTTGGCATTACAGATTGAAAAAGAAGTGAACAAATATTCTTATCATGGTATAAAAGC GGTATGTGTATATGGAGGTGGCAGTCGTAAGGATCAAGTCAATATTGTACTGAAAGGAGTAGAAATAGTTATTGCAACTCCTGGTAGACTAAATAATCTTGTtgaggcgaatattttgaatgtGGCAGCAGTTACATACCTTGTGTTGGATGAAGCTGATCGTATGCTTGACATGGGCTTTGAGCCACAAATTAGAAAAGTTTTGCTAGATATAAGGCCAGATAGGCAGACAGTTATGACAAG TGCTACATGGCCTCAAGGTGTTAGACGTCTCGCTCAATCGTATATGAAAAAtccaattcaaatatttgttggATCTCTTGATTTAGCTACTGTACACACAGTAGCACAAAAAATTTATCTTGtagatgaaaatgaaaaaacaacTATG ATGTATCAGTTCTTTCGTGAAATGACTCCTACGGATAAAGTAATAGTGTTTTTTGGAAGAAAATGCAAAGTCGATGATATAGCAAGTGACTTAGCCTTACTAGGGATGTCCTGTCAGAGTATACATGGAGGAAGAGAACAGTCTGATAGAGAACAGGCATTAGAAGATTTGAAAACTGGAGAAGTTCAAATACTTCTTGCAACGGACGTTGCTAGTCGAGGAATCGATATCGAAGATGTTAC GCATGTGCTAAATTATGATTTTCCACGAGATATAGAAGAATATGTTCATCGAGTTGGTCGTACTGGCCGTGCCGGACGCACGGGAGAAAGCATAGCATTTATGACAAGAAAAAATTGGTCTCTTGCAAAAGAATTAATTAATCTTTTAGAAGAAGCTAAACAA GAAGTTCCTTCGGAATTGTATCAAATGGCTGATAGGTATGAAGCATGGAAGGAGAAGCGAGCAAATGAAAAAcaagtcgatcgattcgatagaGGTGATTACTCACATAGAAGAGGTAATAGAAGATGGTAG
- the LOC143149590 gene encoding galectin-8 yields MSVNQDEIFVQTKENARREFSFVDEDTLPLNGSKPFPLQPLKPTSAIVITGYIPPDAVGFSVNLLHNATGNIALHFNARLDRGYVVRNTKFRGSWEEEETCSPAGHTAFRRNSYVHILIFCTANAFQIAVNGEHFCAFSYRMPLKDITSLEVNGSLEDTRFRQLKLFVYPDPKICKPNRFLSLKIDRPLVEFLDVPIMVDLEDEFKIGSKIFIAGRLKLLPHSFYVNLQKGKTIYPHPQITLHFNSRIFYGVCAPYVVMNCWKNGSWEHEERHEGHLSWMPGRDFLLTIRCEYESYTIWLADKMIGEFKHRLEPSIIDTLVISGDIVLYKLAMS; encoded by the exons ATGTCTGTAAACCAAGATGAAATTTTTGTGCAAACAAAAGAAAACGCTCGCCGAGAATTCTCGTTTGTTGATGAGGACACACTGCCGTTA AATGGATCAAAACCGTTTCCATTGCAACCTCTAAAACCGACGTCAGCTATTGTCATCACAGGCTACATTCCTCCGGATGCTGTAGG ATTTTCAGTGAATTTGTTACACAATGCTACAGGAAACATTGCATTACATTTCAACGCTCGGTTGGACAGGGGATACGTTGTACGGAACACGAAATTTAGGGGATCTTGGGAGGAGGAAGAAACATGTTCTCCAGCTGGACATACCGCCTTTCGGCGCAACTCTTATGTTCACATTTTGATTTTCTGCACTGCCAACGCGTTTCAA aTTGCTGTAAATGGAGAGCATTTTTGTGCATTCTCATATAGAATGCCTCTTAAAGACATAACAAGTCTTGAGGTCAATGGATCGCTCGAAGATACTAGATTTCGGCAGCTCAAGTTGTTTGTCTATCCAGACCCAAAAATATGCAAACCTAACAGATTTTTAAgtttaaaaatcgatcgaccGTTAGTCGAATTTCTC GATGTTCCAATTATGGTAGATCTTGAAGATGAATTCAAAATAGGATCTAAAATCTTCATTGCTGGAAGGTTAAAACTTCTTCCTCATTC GTTTTATGTGAATCTACAAAAGGGAAAAACGATCTATCCTCATCCTCAAATTACTTTGCATTTCAATTCCCGTATTTTCTACGGTGTCTGCGCACCCTATGTCGTAATGAATTGTTGGAAGAATGGATCTTGGGAGCACGAGGAAAGGCACGAAGGACACTTATCCTGGATGCCTGGTCGTGATTTTCTTCTAAC AATTCGATGTGAATACGAATCATATACGATATGGCTAGCAGACAAAATGATTGGTGAATTCAAACACAGATTAGAACCGTCTATCATCGATACCCTTGTGATTTCTGGAGACATTGTACTATATAAATTAGCTATGTCTTGA
- the Eco gene encoding establishment of cohesion gives MSVDTIQGDTLYTPRRVQKCLFGSAGNSTKKSVQKIQKDSRVGDTLSGDESDLGPMSPLALTDPSSCNSSPRNLLLSPCTTPKRSSSSFKMYPTWNQLSPNVHKGNKNHHNSLHSTLNKLNQNIRYSPQQKKLPISSKSLSNSPLKSFNFWTTKKSKTNPLIDETVIEPPERHFGKELQNSIIETPYKRESSEHKLITPLTSENKMIPLPKLHRRKSLSMFDSTKISPPQRINGTLKRRAFEELRNTEKLTKTDNNCSVPKARAALFQDKSYKTKLKDLTLSTKNFYSNPNIELKKNYRIIHESPKQQQQRKSFSGHPRHNRRSMRRYTIGGINGGVSHGIRKPKPKVKLETTKNNVVDTEKSNTINSPQNINIQKNHFKAMKIQDRKTSGSISREKSPTPEIDLNKRFFKVKRTYKRNSLAVVKVNKFMIESNDKMALKQESIQPIRQANKRAKLMDITFDTTDLTVDEPELEAMIEENNVANILKVLEDDWADDEYDEMEILSNTKFGPISPLKPVEILKDVTMSPASELSSMTSIMNIKDVNTVMTLENIPLDDNENNVKENGHKYYPLFNKGFSANKVLDEIGKRSIHSIKGNVNWQLSVKQNGSENQYQLDAGQKQFGATQCTECGVVYQIGDPEDENAHLNYHNNRRTLKFPGWKTERVIMEDSFTMSRVILVEPGDPKQYWNKITNVLAYIDRDLGLVDTKLSDYEHKMVYLYIRDKIILGVLVAEHINTAHRMIPELLELDCCTAESTPAKCGINIVWTDIKHRKQGIASKLVDILRAQFYYGYIMSLDDIAFSIPTPSGKIFAEKYTKTRNFKVYN, from the exons ATGTCTGTGGATACTATACAAGGAGATACATTATATACTCCACGTAGAGttcaaaaatgtttatttgGATCAGCTGGAAATTCAACTAAAAAGAGCGTACAAAAGATTCAAAAAGATTCAAGAGTAGGTGACACCTTATCTGGAGATGAATCAGATTTAGGACCCATGTCACCGTTAGCACTTACCGATCCAAGTAGTTGCAATAGCTCTCCAAGAAATTTGCTTCTTTCTCCATGTACAACACCTAAACGGTCATCTTCATCGTTTAAAATGTATCCAACCTGGAATCAGTTGTCACCAAATGTACACAAAGGAAACAAGAATCATCATAATTCTTTGCATAGTACATTAAACAAATTAAATCAAAATATCAGATACTCTCCACAGCAAAAAAAACTACCAATCTCATCAAAATCCTTATCAAATTCACCATTAAAGAGTTTTAATTTTTGGACAACAAAGAAGTCAAAAACGAATCCATTAATAGATGAAACAGTAATAGAACCACCTGAAAGACATTTTGGGAAGGAATTACAGaatagtattatagaaactccaTATAAACGTGAAAGTTCAGAGCATAAGTTAATAACACCATTAACTtcagaaaataaaatgataccATTGCCAAAATTACATAGACGTAAGTCTCTCAGCATGTTTGATTCAACTAAAATTTCTCCGCCCCAAAGAATAAACGGTACATTAAAGAGACGTGCATTTGAAGAATTAAGAAATACcgaaaaattaacaaagacAGATAATAATTGTTCAGTGCCTAAAGCTAGAGCAGCTTTATTTCAGGATAAAAGTtacaaaacaaaattaaaagatCTAACATTGAGCACAAAGAATTTTTACAGTAACCCTAATatagaattgaaaaagaattaCAGAATTATCCATGAATCACCCAAACAGCAACAGCAAAGAAAAAGTTTTTCAGGACATCCCCGCCATAACAGAAGATCTATGAGAAGATACACAATAGGAGGAATCAATGGTGGAGTGTCACATGGAATTAGAAAACCAAAGCCAAAAGTTAAATTAGAGACTACAAAAAATAATGTGGTTGATACTGAAAAAAGTAATACAATTAATTCTccacaaaatataaatattcagaaGAATCATTTTAAAGCAATGAAAATACAAGACAGGAAGACATCTGGCTCAATATCAAGGGAAAAATCTCCAACACCAGAAATTGACCTTAATAAGCGTTTCTTCAAAGTTAAAAGAACATACAAAAGAAATAGCTTGGCTGtagtaaaagtaaataaattcatGATTGAATCAAATGATAAAATGGCATTAAAGCAAGAAAGTATCCAACCGATTAGACAAGCAAATAAACGAGCAAAATTAATGGATATAACATTTGATACCACTGATTTGACAGTAGATGAACCAGAATTGGAAGCTATGATAGAGGAAAACAATGTTGCTAACATATTAAAAGTGTTGGAAGATGATTGGGCTGATGATGAGTATGATGAAATGGAAATATTAAGTAATACAAAATTTGGACCCATTTCACCACTAAAACCGGTAGAAATTTTGAAAGATGTTACTATGTCACCAGCAAGTGAACTTAGTAGCATGACATCAATTATGAATATTAAAGACGTTAATACAGTAATGACTTTAGAAAATATTCCTTTGGATGATAATGAAAACAATGTTAAAGAGAATGGACATAAGTATTATCCACTATTTAATAAAGGATTCTCTGCTAATAAAGTACTTGA TGAAATTGGTAAAAGGTCAATACATAGCATAAAAGGAAATGTAAATTGGCAATTATCTGTGAAACAAAATGGTAGTGAAAATCAATATCAATTAGATGCAGGACAAAAACAGTTTGGAGCTACTCAATGTACGGAATGTGGTGTTGTATATCAAATAGGGGATCCCGAAGATGAAAATGCTCATCTAAATTACCATAATAATAGAAGAACTCTAAAATTTCCT GGTTGGAAGACAGAACGTGTAATTATGGAAGATTCTTTTACAATGAGTCGTGTAATTTTGGTAGAACCAGGTGATCCAAAACAATATTGGAATAAGATAACAAATGTTTTAGCATATATAGACAGAGATTTGGGATTAGTTGACACTAAATTATCTGATTATGAGCATAAAATG GTGTACTTATATATAAGGGATAAAATCATCTTGGGAGTCTTAGTTGCAGAACATATAAACACTGCTCACCGTATGATTCCTGAATTATTGGAATTGGATTGTTGTACAGCAGAAAGTACACCTGCTAAATGTGGTATAAATATTGTATGGACTGATATAAAACATCGTAAACAAGGCATCGCATCTAAACTAGTTGATATATTGAG AGCTCAATTTTATTATGGTTATATAATGTCTTTGGATGATATTGCATTTTCAATTCCAACtccaagtggaaaaatatttgctgAGAAATATACCAAAACTCGGAACTTTAaagtttataattaa